The Kiritimatiellia bacterium genome has a window encoding:
- a CDS encoding type II secretion system GspH family protein, protein MTVRWGVRRGGRSRRSRRGLTLIETLLAIAILGIALSVLVAAAGQALGVVRRARNLATARHLLDIVELENPILDLAEAAGTVESGGFDPPYDAYTWERSVEPMLDLMGEETDYYVIRTRLRWSERGRESYEEVVTGAYAPTETAGVAPDAEAMDAETGGADGAVGGGLRAPAPVGGRGRRDGRDPRNGAAGPGEPPAQPGVPGGGGPRAAERMPRAVRDFLREAFGRGAERRGGAPVRPPPGSGRAGAGRAFTAGREPVGGAAAGGEVATPRTPRTPRWLPPPSPGGFDGGPPPPPGF, encoded by the coding sequence ATGACCGTGCGGTGGGGAGTTCGTCGGGGCGGGCGCAGCCGCAGATCGCGCAGGGGGCTGACGCTGATCGAGACGTTGCTGGCGATCGCCATCCTCGGCATTGCGCTGTCAGTGCTGGTGGCGGCGGCGGGACAGGCGCTGGGCGTGGTCCGAAGGGCGCGGAACCTTGCGACTGCGCGCCACCTGCTGGACATCGTCGAGCTGGAAAATCCGATTCTGGACCTTGCCGAGGCGGCCGGGACGGTCGAGAGCGGCGGTTTTGATCCGCCGTACGACGCCTACACGTGGGAACGTTCGGTCGAGCCAATGCTGGATCTGATGGGGGAGGAAACGGACTACTACGTGATCCGCACCCGGCTGCGATGGAGCGAGCGCGGGCGGGAGTCCTATGAGGAAGTGGTCACCGGCGCCTATGCGCCAACTGAGACCGCCGGCGTCGCACCGGACGCGGAGGCGATGGACGCCGAAACGGGAGGCGCCGACGGGGCGGTGGGTGGTGGCTTGCGGGCGCCGGCGCCGGTGGGCGGGCGTGGCCGGCGCGACGGCCGCGACCCGCGAAACGGGGCCGCCGGTCCGGGTGAGCCACCCGCGCAGCCTGGTGTGCCTGGCGGAGGGGGTCCGCGGGCCGCAGAGCGCATGCCGCGCGCGGTTCGGGATTTTCTGCGAGAGGCGTTCGGGCGCGGCGCGGAGCGGCGCGGTGGCGCGCCGGTGCGGCCGCCGCCGGGTTCGGGCCGCGCTGGTGCGGGTCGGGCGTTCACCGCTGGCCGCGAGCCCGTTGGCGGCGCGGCCGCGGGAGGCGAAGTCGCTACGCCGCGCACGCCGCGTACGCCGCGCTGGCTTCCTCCCCCATCTCCTGGAGGTTTCGATGGTGGTCCACCGCCGCCGCCGGGCTTTTGA
- a CDS encoding prepilin-type N-terminal cleavage/methylation domain-containing protein, producing the protein MRPASGFTLIELLMVVVLALLSLSLAIPAFSAASRSNRLRTAARTIVAAHRYARGMAVLQQADMVLLLDERSGRIQVVRVQSSDASTNTDAEALSPSNSGAHREAAFYLSGAAASSLSTPTNALAAELDRYLPDGIRLSRVDADPLQRHETTWWVDYLPNGMCDPFAVELSDDRGHRATIEVNGLTGRAQIVEGPR; encoded by the coding sequence GTGCGGCCGGCGAGCGGCTTCACGCTGATTGAGCTGCTGATGGTCGTCGTGCTGGCGTTGCTGTCGCTCTCGCTGGCGATTCCCGCGTTCTCCGCGGCCTCCCGCTCGAACCGGTTGCGCACCGCGGCGCGCACGATCGTGGCCGCGCACCGGTATGCGCGCGGCATGGCGGTGCTGCAGCAGGCGGACATGGTGTTGCTGCTCGACGAACGTTCGGGTCGCATCCAGGTGGTCCGCGTGCAGTCCTCCGATGCATCGACGAATACCGACGCGGAGGCGCTCTCTCCATCGAACTCCGGCGCCCATCGAGAGGCCGCCTTCTATCTGAGCGGTGCGGCGGCCTCCTCGCTCTCTACGCCAACGAACGCACTTGCCGCCGAGCTGGACCGCTATTTGCCGGATGGCATTCGGTTGTCTAGGGTGGATGCGGACCCGCTCCAACGGCACGAGACGACCTGGTGGGTCGACTATCTCCCCAACGGCATGTGCGACCCCTTTGCGGTGGAACTGAGCGACGATCGCGGTCACCGCGCAACGATCGAGGTGAACGGCCTCACCGGGCGCGCGCAGATCGTGGAGGGGCCTCGATGA
- the gspG gene encoding type II secretion system major pseudopilin GspG: MKANHRPNRRRKSGFTLIEILLVVVIIGILAGIALPKLSGHTRRAEITRARAEIENIGTALAQYEMDMGEFPRSLQELVTSPGSDRWNGPYLTKGLPNDPWRRPYVYVYPGQRNPRSYDLYSLGPDGVESADDIGNWVSDTATSP; the protein is encoded by the coding sequence ATGAAGGCGAATCACAGGCCGAATCGCCGCCGGAAGAGCGGCTTCACGCTGATTGAAATCCTGCTGGTCGTGGTGATCATCGGGATTCTCGCGGGCATCGCTCTGCCGAAGCTGAGCGGACACACCCGGCGTGCGGAGATCACGCGTGCGCGGGCGGAGATCGAGAACATCGGCACCGCGCTGGCGCAGTACGAAATGGACATGGGGGAATTTCCGCGCTCGCTGCAGGAGCTGGTCACCTCACCCGGCAGCGATCGTTGGAACGGGCCCTACCTGACCAAGGGACTGCCGAACGACCCGTGGCGCCGGCCGTATGTGTACGTGTACCCCGGTCAGCGGAATCCGCGCAGCTACGACCTCTACTCGCTGGGGCCGGACGGAGTCGAAAGCGCGGATGATATTGGCAACTGGGTTTCGGACACGGCGACGTCGCCCTGA
- a CDS encoding glycoside hydrolase N-terminal domain-containing protein, translating into MSQMTRSFSSWRAAAVCGVLVTAAQAEWALWYDRPARVWASEALPIGNGRLGAMLFGEVATERVQFNEDSLWTGDQNPSGDYATMGAYQNFGEVWIEREDGAEVNVRCSSGHRPFYAHEDVASSVDGNPATKWCVEHGGRPVVWELQLASAHTVTAYAITSANDVPARDPRVWTLEGSTDGRQWTLIDRRTNAAPFARRHHTLQFRLSTPAVGQWYRFVFEPPRGDARLQMAEIQLLPDRRPPVRRTLRLDEGVHIVEFDRDGIRHRREAFASHPDQIIAWRWTADRPGAVNARIRLRGAHEETTTAHAMGPLSGELRFAGTLPNALRYEARLRAVASGGRMDVRDDSLVVAGADELRLLLAAGTDYAMDPGRGWRGAPPAPRLAAQLEATAARSWDELRRRHVADHRSLFDRVAVRWGETPAEIRALPTDRRLERYRAGAADPELEMLLFQYGRYLLMASSRRPGLPANLQGLWNDSNNPPWHSDYHSNINVQMDYWPAEPANLPECALPFFDLVLAIREPSRAATRAAFGNVRGWTARTSHNIFGGHGWKWNLPSSAWYALHFWEHFAFGQDTNFLREIAWPVAREICEFWLDRLKALPDGTLVVPEGWSPEHGPVEDGVAHDQQIVWELFSFALRMSELLGDDPVFRQRLCDVRDRLERPKIGRWGQLQEWRVDRDDPNDRHRHTSHLFAVFPGSWISLEETPEWARAARVSLEARGTTGDSRREWVWAWRGALWARLREGERAHEMLRNLLTYNTLNNLFGNHPPMQLDGNYGITAAICEMLLQSRWPAGGSYDQADLLLLPALPSAWAEGAFRGLRARGGVTAALEWRDGRPARAELAFARPLRIRLWASAPVARVTGPTGELLDVTQTPDGGAEWRAATGLHEVRFRAVVPQ; encoded by the coding sequence ATGAGCCAGATGACTCGTTCGTTCTCATCTTGGCGGGCCGCGGCGGTGTGTGGGGTGCTGGTGACAGCGGCGCAAGCCGAGTGGGCGCTCTGGTACGATCGGCCGGCGCGGGTATGGGCGTCAGAAGCGCTGCCGATCGGCAACGGACGGCTGGGTGCGATGCTGTTTGGCGAAGTCGCCACCGAGCGCGTGCAGTTCAACGAGGACAGCCTCTGGACTGGCGATCAGAACCCCTCCGGTGATTATGCAACGATGGGCGCCTATCAGAACTTTGGCGAGGTGTGGATCGAAAGGGAGGATGGAGCGGAGGTCAACGTCCGTTGTTCGAGCGGGCACCGGCCGTTTTATGCCCATGAGGACGTGGCCAGTTCGGTCGATGGAAACCCCGCAACGAAGTGGTGCGTGGAGCACGGTGGGCGGCCGGTGGTCTGGGAGCTGCAGCTGGCCTCCGCCCACACGGTCACCGCGTATGCGATCACCAGCGCAAACGACGTGCCCGCCCGCGATCCTCGCGTCTGGACGCTGGAGGGCTCGACCGACGGCCGGCAGTGGACGCTGATCGATCGGCGCACGAACGCCGCACCGTTTGCACGGCGTCATCACACCTTGCAGTTCCGGCTTTCGACGCCGGCGGTTGGCCAATGGTATCGCTTCGTGTTCGAGCCGCCCCGGGGGGACGCGCGATTGCAGATGGCGGAGATCCAGCTACTGCCGGACCGTCGCCCGCCGGTGCGGCGCACGCTGCGGCTCGACGAAGGCGTTCACATCGTGGAGTTCGATCGCGACGGCATCCGCCATCGTCGGGAGGCCTTTGCAAGCCATCCCGATCAGATCATCGCGTGGCGATGGACGGCCGATCGCCCCGGCGCGGTGAACGCGCGGATCCGGCTGCGGGGCGCACACGAAGAAACGACCACCGCGCACGCGATGGGCCCATTGTCCGGCGAGCTCCGTTTCGCCGGTACGCTGCCGAATGCGCTCCGCTATGAAGCGCGACTGCGCGCGGTCGCCAGCGGCGGGCGGATGGACGTGCGCGACGACTCGCTCGTGGTCGCGGGCGCGGATGAGCTCCGGCTGCTGCTCGCCGCCGGCACCGACTATGCGATGGATCCTGGCCGCGGGTGGCGGGGTGCGCCGCCGGCGCCGCGCCTGGCCGCGCAGCTGGAAGCCACGGCCGCGCGCAGTTGGGATGAGCTGCGGCGGCGGCATGTTGCGGACCACCGATCGCTCTTCGATCGTGTCGCGGTCCGCTGGGGCGAGACACCGGCGGAGATCCGCGCGCTGCCCACGGATCGTCGCCTCGAGCGCTACCGCGCCGGTGCCGCGGACCCGGAGCTCGAAATGCTGCTGTTCCAGTACGGGCGGTATCTGCTGATGGCGTCGTCCCGGCGGCCGGGACTGCCCGCAAACTTGCAGGGGCTCTGGAACGACAGCAACAATCCGCCGTGGCACTCCGACTACCACTCGAACATCAACGTGCAAATGGACTACTGGCCCGCGGAGCCGGCGAACCTGCCGGAGTGCGCGTTGCCGTTTTTCGATCTGGTGCTGGCGATACGGGAGCCGAGCCGTGCCGCGACCCGCGCCGCGTTCGGCAACGTGCGAGGTTGGACCGCCCGCACCTCGCACAACATCTTCGGCGGTCATGGGTGGAAGTGGAATCTGCCCTCGAGCGCGTGGTATGCGCTGCACTTCTGGGAGCACTTTGCGTTCGGGCAGGACACGAATTTTCTCCGCGAGATCGCCTGGCCGGTCGCGCGCGAAATCTGCGAGTTCTGGCTTGACCGCCTGAAAGCGCTGCCGGATGGCACGTTGGTCGTGCCGGAAGGATGGTCGCCCGAGCACGGCCCGGTCGAGGATGGTGTCGCGCACGACCAACAGATCGTGTGGGAGCTGTTCAGCTTTGCGCTTCGGATGAGCGAGCTTCTCGGCGACGATCCCGTCTTCCGCCAGCGGCTCTGCGACGTGCGGGACCGGCTCGAACGGCCCAAAATCGGCCGGTGGGGGCAGCTTCAGGAATGGCGCGTGGACCGCGACGATCCCAACGACCGGCACCGTCACACGTCACATCTGTTCGCGGTGTTCCCGGGCTCGTGGATTTCGCTAGAGGAAACGCCGGAGTGGGCGCGCGCGGCGCGCGTTTCCCTGGAGGCGCGCGGAACGACCGGGGACAGCCGCCGCGAATGGGTGTGGGCGTGGCGCGGCGCACTCTGGGCACGGCTGCGCGAGGGCGAGCGGGCTCACGAGATGCTGCGCAATCTGCTGACGTACAACACGCTGAACAATCTCTTCGGCAATCACCCCCCCATGCAGCTCGATGGCAACTACGGCATCACCGCGGCGATCTGCGAGATGCTGCTCCAATCCCGATGGCCGGCCGGGGGGTCGTACGATCAGGCCGACCTGCTGCTGCTGCCGGCGCTGCCGAGCGCATGGGCCGAGGGCGCTTTTCGCGGTCTGCGGGCGCGTGGCGGCGTGACCGCGGCGCTGGAATGGCGCGATGGCCGGCCGGCGCGCGCGGAGCTCGCGTTCGCCCGACCGTTGCGGATCCGCCTGTGGGCCTCTGCGCCGGTCGCGCGCGTCACTGGCCCGACCGGCGAGTTGCTCGATGTGACGCAAACCCCCGATGGTGGCGCGGAATGGCGCGCGGCGACTGGGCTCCACGAAGTCAGGTTTCGCGCCGTGGTGCCGCAATGA
- a CDS encoding beta-galactosidase, whose protein sequence is MKLQTVRRVVAVMIVSVASATAGSSRPLLRLSLEVPDTAEPGLVMPSAGDGVHEADVVEGVAVRRLSGGSSRYVYIRVTHPAWTNGPVDAWAVFEVYDDRIAGIALQYDRAPSDAGPADRYAKSPETRWLTGTRQWRRLVFPMPALALRGGQNHRADFRLCAPGIAVRAVELHPSPPPGADAPPPVLPRAVRPPGMELTFGNDAGRDDAAVYRALSVSSVESYVDWAGVEPSPGRWTWSRWDAQLATLEASGLRWVPFLIAGPAYATPLWFQQSSASRFYRCLEHQRESRVQSLFNPHLPDQIERFIAAFAQRYRSRGTLESLLLGITGIYGESIYPAGPEGGWTARLTGPYHNHTGWWAADEDAVAAFRAAMRARYREIAALNHAWGTALDSFEQVTTFLPDRAPSDRARADFVEWYQQAMTDWCVRWAEIVRRHFPDLPVYLCTGGGGDPVLGADFTAQAKAMARLGIGIRITNESGDYAQDFTLTREVATATRAYRTFCGFEPAGNVSATGNVARIYNATASGARQLHAYADNIVADATAMELFRRWVPMLAPRTPRTELALYLPRETWALDPAANERLRAIARELRDVADHDHLTRLTVSDGHLRGYSALLVAEAEVIEPAVADEIERWVRDGGLLLVATRTGRPPGSRLYDLAQWRARMLVQFTGAPPRFVEPRLEGPVPDQWRLDIGSGSDSPWLEGDWHGPERRGEGTCRWTGRRAVVRVPSEPGTPGRGAIELHVPAPALKEGPVEVLVDGRRVAAVNQPGLRVVDFEVSAPIARGRLAELELRCSVWRPSEVSGSSDTRQLGVEVRQVVWRRLAGGGTPASAVSVVREVSDEAVAAATRGVGRGRTVHLEGLAARPRELAQVVAHMLPDLPDRRLDGRYATRTTDGVLWLDPSLPRIWLERDGETGR, encoded by the coding sequence ATGAAGCTTCAGACCGTGCGGCGGGTCGTGGCGGTGATGATTGTCTCCGTCGCGTCGGCGACGGCGGGCTCGTCGCGTCCCCTGCTGCGCCTTTCGTTAGAGGTGCCGGACACCGCCGAGCCAGGTCTCGTGATGCCGTCGGCCGGCGACGGCGTGCACGAAGCGGACGTTGTGGAGGGGGTGGCGGTGCGACGGCTGAGCGGCGGCTCGTCGCGCTACGTTTACATCCGCGTCACGCATCCGGCATGGACGAACGGGCCGGTGGATGCGTGGGCCGTGTTTGAAGTGTACGACGACCGAATCGCCGGCATCGCGCTGCAGTACGACCGGGCGCCCTCCGACGCGGGCCCGGCGGACCGGTACGCGAAGTCGCCCGAGACCCGCTGGCTTACCGGTACGCGGCAGTGGCGGCGTCTTGTGTTTCCGATGCCGGCGTTGGCGCTTCGGGGGGGGCAGAACCACCGCGCGGACTTCCGGCTCTGCGCCCCCGGCATTGCGGTGCGGGCGGTGGAGCTTCATCCCTCACCGCCCCCCGGGGCCGACGCTCCGCCCCCGGTGCTGCCGCGCGCGGTCCGCCCGCCCGGCATGGAGTTGACGTTCGGCAATGATGCTGGCCGGGATGACGCGGCCGTCTATCGGGCGCTCTCCGTTTCGAGCGTGGAGAGCTACGTGGACTGGGCCGGCGTCGAGCCCTCGCCCGGGCGATGGACCTGGTCCCGATGGGATGCCCAGCTGGCTACGCTCGAGGCGTCGGGCCTGCGATGGGTGCCGTTTCTGATCGCGGGGCCCGCCTACGCGACGCCGCTGTGGTTTCAGCAGTCGTCGGCATCCCGGTTCTACCGATGTCTGGAACACCAGCGTGAAAGTCGTGTCCAAAGTCTGTTCAACCCTCATCTGCCAGACCAGATCGAGCGGTTCATCGCCGCGTTTGCGCAGCGGTATCGGTCCCGCGGCACCCTCGAGTCGCTGCTGCTCGGCATCACCGGCATCTACGGGGAGAGCATCTACCCTGCCGGTCCGGAGGGGGGCTGGACCGCTCGGCTGACGGGTCCCTACCACAATCACACGGGCTGGTGGGCGGCCGACGAAGACGCAGTTGCCGCGTTCCGTGCTGCGATGCGGGCACGCTACCGCGAAATCGCAGCGCTGAACCACGCCTGGGGGACCGCGCTGGATTCGTTTGAGCAGGTGACGACATTTCTTCCCGATCGTGCGCCGTCGGACCGTGCGCGCGCGGACTTTGTGGAGTGGTATCAGCAGGCGATGACGGACTGGTGTGTCCGGTGGGCCGAGATCGTCCGGCGACACTTTCCGGACCTGCCGGTTTACCTGTGCACTGGTGGGGGGGGTGACCCAGTGCTCGGGGCCGACTTCACCGCCCAGGCGAAGGCGATGGCACGGTTGGGGATCGGTATCCGCATCACCAACGAAAGTGGCGACTACGCGCAGGACTTCACGCTGACCCGCGAGGTCGCCACCGCGACACGGGCGTATCGGACGTTCTGCGGTTTCGAGCCGGCCGGAAACGTCTCGGCGACGGGTAACGTCGCACGCATTTACAACGCGACCGCGTCCGGTGCGCGTCAGCTTCACGCGTATGCGGACAACATCGTCGCCGACGCAACCGCGATGGAGCTCTTTCGGCGGTGGGTGCCGATGCTTGCGCCGCGGACACCGCGCACGGAGCTGGCGCTGTATTTGCCGCGCGAGACCTGGGCGCTGGATCCGGCGGCGAACGAGCGCCTGCGGGCGATTGCGCGCGAGCTGCGCGACGTCGCGGACCACGACCACTTGACCCGCCTGACAGTGAGCGATGGACATCTGCGCGGGTATTCCGCGCTGCTGGTTGCAGAGGCGGAGGTGATCGAACCGGCGGTCGCGGACGAAATCGAGCGCTGGGTGCGGGATGGCGGCCTGCTGCTCGTCGCGACCCGTACAGGGCGCCCGCCGGGATCACGGCTGTACGATCTGGCGCAGTGGCGGGCCCGGATGCTGGTGCAGTTCACCGGCGCACCGCCGCGTTTCGTGGAGCCGCGCCTCGAGGGGCCAGTGCCGGATCAGTGGCGGTTGGACATTGGCTCGGGGTCGGACAGCCCGTGGCTCGAAGGCGATTGGCACGGCCCGGAAAGGCGCGGGGAGGGCACGTGCCGCTGGACAGGCCGGCGCGCGGTCGTGAGGGTACCGTCCGAGCCGGGCACGCCGGGTCGCGGCGCAATCGAGCTCCACGTGCCCGCGCCGGCTCTCAAGGAGGGGCCAGTCGAAGTACTGGTGGATGGGCGGAGGGTTGCAGCGGTCAACCAGCCGGGCTTGCGGGTGGTCGACTTCGAAGTGTCAGCCCCGATCGCGCGGGGCCGGCTCGCCGAGCTGGAGCTGCGCTGTTCCGTATGGCGACCCTCCGAGGTCTCGGGCTCCTCCGACACGCGGCAGCTGGGCGTTGAAGTGCGGCAGGTGGTGTGGCGACGGCTCGCGGGAGGCGGAACGCCGGCCAGCGCGGTGTCGGTGGTCCGGGAGGTGTCGGACGAGGCCGTTGCGGCGGCGACCCGGGGGGTCGGTCGTGGCCGGACGGTTCATCTGGAGGGGCTGGCTGCGCGGCCGCGGGAGCTTGCGCAGGTGGTGGCGCATATGTTACCGGACCTCCCAGATCGCCGTCTGGACGGGCGATATGCCACGCGCACCACAGACGGCGTGCTGTGGCTGGACCCCTCGCTTCCGCGGATCTGGCTTGAGCGGGATGGCGAAACGGGCAGGTGA
- a CDS encoding sodium-translocating pyrophosphatase — protein MNIETALWAAAGCGVLALLYAYWKTTWINGLDPGTERMREIGAAVREGAMAFLAREYKVLAVFVVVVAAVLAAINKGPVRLVAVSFVVGAACSALAGFFGMRVATAANTRTTNAARKGLSPALEVAFAGGSVMGMCVVGLGLLGLSILAMIYLRVFGHEAATLQSTVLPVLAGFSMGASSIALFARVGGGIYTKAADVGADLVGKVEAGIPEDDPRNPAVIADNVGDNVGDVAGMGADLFESYIGAIVSAMVLGAAAAEHAVSLVMLPFLLAGVGIVFSISGTFFVKTQEGGNPQTALNMGTFAAAIATAVVSYFVIQRFAPASFSLGGEATHQGIGIFYALVAGLAAGVMIGLLAEYYTAEGKGPSNKIAASSNTGAATNIIAGLGNGMLSTGYATVVLAAALVVAYQVAGLYGIAIAGLGMLATTGIQVAVDAYGPIADNAGGVAEMSHLEKEVRQRTDKLDACGNTTAAIGKGFAIGSAALTALALFAAYGQTVGLSSIDVMNPKVCAGLLVGAMMPFLFSAFAMQAVGQAALSMVEEVRRQFREIPGLLEGKPGVRADYARCVDISTAAAIRRMTAPALLGVITPVAVGFLFGKEMLGGLLAGVTASGVMMALFMANAGGSWDNAKKHIEAGAHGGKGSPAHKAAVVGDTVGDPFKDTAGPSLNILMKLMSVVSLVIAPVLKNVPPLFFR, from the coding sequence GTGAACATTGAAACGGCACTCTGGGCAGCAGCCGGCTGCGGAGTTCTGGCCCTGCTGTACGCGTATTGGAAGACGACCTGGATCAACGGACTGGATCCCGGTACCGAGCGGATGCGCGAAATCGGCGCGGCAGTGCGCGAGGGCGCGATGGCGTTTCTGGCGCGCGAGTACAAGGTGCTGGCGGTCTTCGTGGTGGTGGTGGCGGCCGTGCTTGCCGCGATCAACAAGGGCCCGGTGCGGCTGGTCGCCGTGTCGTTTGTGGTGGGCGCGGCGTGCTCGGCGCTCGCGGGCTTCTTCGGCATGCGGGTGGCGACGGCGGCGAATACGCGGACCACGAACGCGGCGCGCAAGGGGCTCTCGCCCGCGCTGGAAGTGGCGTTTGCGGGCGGCTCGGTGATGGGGATGTGCGTGGTCGGGCTAGGGCTGCTCGGGCTCTCGATCCTCGCGATGATCTACCTGCGGGTGTTCGGTCACGAGGCTGCGACGCTGCAGTCCACCGTGCTGCCGGTGCTCGCCGGGTTCTCGATGGGTGCGAGCTCGATCGCGCTCTTTGCGCGCGTTGGTGGCGGCATTTACACGAAGGCGGCGGACGTCGGCGCGGACCTCGTGGGCAAGGTGGAAGCGGGGATTCCGGAGGATGATCCGCGGAACCCGGCGGTGATCGCGGACAACGTGGGCGACAACGTCGGCGACGTGGCCGGGATGGGGGCGGATCTCTTTGAGTCGTACATCGGCGCGATCGTGTCCGCGATGGTGCTGGGTGCCGCCGCCGCGGAGCATGCGGTGTCGTTGGTGATGCTGCCGTTTCTGCTGGCCGGCGTCGGCATCGTGTTCTCGATCAGCGGTACGTTCTTCGTGAAGACCCAGGAGGGAGGGAATCCGCAGACGGCGCTGAACATGGGTACCTTTGCGGCCGCGATCGCGACCGCGGTGGTCTCGTATTTTGTGATCCAGCGGTTTGCGCCGGCGAGCTTCTCGCTCGGCGGCGAGGCGACCCACCAGGGCATCGGCATCTTTTATGCGTTGGTCGCGGGACTAGCTGCGGGGGTGATGATCGGGCTGCTCGCAGAGTACTACACGGCCGAGGGGAAAGGCCCGTCGAACAAAATTGCAGCGTCCTCGAACACTGGCGCCGCGACGAACATCATCGCGGGGTTGGGTAACGGGATGCTGTCGACCGGTTATGCGACGGTCGTGCTGGCCGCCGCGCTGGTGGTGGCGTACCAGGTGGCCGGTCTGTACGGCATCGCGATTGCGGGTCTGGGCATGCTCGCGACGACGGGCATCCAGGTGGCGGTGGATGCCTACGGGCCGATCGCGGACAACGCCGGCGGCGTGGCGGAGATGTCGCACCTTGAGAAGGAGGTGCGCCAGCGCACCGACAAGCTGGACGCGTGCGGCAACACGACCGCCGCGATTGGCAAGGGCTTTGCGATCGGCTCCGCCGCGTTGACCGCGCTGGCCTTGTTCGCCGCGTACGGGCAGACCGTCGGCCTCAGCAGCATCGATGTGATGAACCCGAAGGTCTGTGCGGGCTTGCTGGTCGGCGCGATGATGCCGTTCCTGTTCTCTGCCTTCGCGATGCAAGCGGTGGGGCAGGCCGCGCTCTCGATGGTGGAGGAGGTGCGCCGTCAGTTCCGCGAAATCCCCGGGCTGCTGGAGGGTAAGCCGGGCGTTCGCGCCGACTACGCGCGCTGCGTGGACATTTCGACCGCCGCAGCCATCCGCCGGATGACGGCGCCCGCGCTGCTGGGCGTGATCACTCCGGTCGCGGTGGGCTTTCTCTTCGGCAAGGAGATGCTCGGCGGGCTGCTGGCGGGCGTCACCGCGTCGGGCGTCATGATGGCGCTGTTTATGGCCAACGCCGGCGGCTCGTGGGACAACGCAAAGAAGCACATCGAAGCCGGTGCGCACGGCGGCAAGGGGTCGCCCGCGCACAAGGCTGCGGTGGTGGGCGACACGGTCGGCGATCCGTTCAAGGACACCGCGGGTCCGTCGCTGAACATTCTGATGAAGCTGATGAGCGTGGTTTCGCTCGTGATTGCGCCGGTGCTGAAGAACGTCCCGCCACTGTTCTTCCGCTGA
- a CDS encoding aldo/keto reductase, translating into MNPNLQWSRRRFLTQTAALAATSAAAAAASRRTATDLVPLGTTGLRISRLGMGTGSNGGRVQFDLGQSAFNDLVRYAFERGITYFDCAKSYRTLPWIAEAIAPLPREKIFLLTKIGGKPEKPAEEIENLLRVYRTDYLDCLLVHCQVTHTWTDDQKRLMDAIDEAQSKRRVLCKGVSCHALPALKVAAESEWVQVNLVRINPQARHIDGPTPRWDAQGTDIAPVLEQLRVMRRNGHGVIGMKIIGNGDFRDPADREKSIRFAMSLPEVDAITIGFKSRAEIDEAIERMNRALAEST; encoded by the coding sequence ATGAATCCGAACCTCCAGTGGAGCCGCCGCCGCTTTCTCACGCAGACCGCCGCGCTCGCCGCCACTTCCGCCGCTGCGGCGGCAGCGTCCCGGCGGACGGCCACCGATCTGGTTCCGCTCGGCACAACGGGGCTGCGCATCAGCCGACTCGGCATGGGCACCGGCTCCAATGGTGGCCGCGTGCAGTTTGACCTTGGCCAGTCGGCGTTCAACGACCTCGTCCGCTACGCGTTCGAGCGCGGCATCACCTATTTCGACTGCGCGAAAAGCTATCGAACGCTGCCGTGGATTGCCGAGGCGATCGCGCCGCTGCCTCGCGAGAAGATCTTTCTGCTGACGAAGATCGGCGGCAAACCCGAGAAACCCGCTGAGGAAATCGAAAACCTGCTGCGCGTCTATCGAACCGACTACCTTGACTGCCTGCTGGTCCACTGCCAGGTCACCCACACGTGGACGGACGATCAGAAGCGCCTGATGGACGCGATCGACGAGGCACAGTCGAAAAGGCGGGTTCTCTGCAAGGGTGTGTCGTGTCACGCGCTGCCGGCGCTGAAGGTCGCGGCGGAGTCGGAGTGGGTTCAGGTGAACCTTGTGCGCATCAATCCGCAGGCGCGGCACATTGACGGGCCGACACCCCGTTGGGACGCGCAGGGCACGGACATCGCGCCGGTGCTCGAGCAGCTCCGCGTGATGCGCCGCAACGGCCACGGCGTGATCGGCATGAAGATCATCGGCAATGGCGATTTCCGGGACCCGGCCGATCGCGAAAAGTCCATCCGCTTTGCGATGTCGTTGCCGGAGGTGGACGCGATCACGATCGGGTTCAAGAGCCGCGCGGAAATTGACGAGGCGATCGAGCGGATGAACCGCGCGCTGGCGGAATCCACCTGA